The nucleotide window TATTAGAAGAATACAGCTATCAGGGTTGGTGGCCAGTAACTCCTTCAGGAAGTTGCCAAGGTAAACTAGAGCCTATCTATGGATTAAGAGCAAGAACAGACAAACAAAAACTAGAGATTATTTTTGGAGCAATTCTAACTCAAAACACCTCTTGGAAAAACGTAGAAAAAGCAATTATTAATCTAAATGAAAAAAACTTAATTAACATAGATAAGATTCTAGAGATTGAACACGAAAAACTAGCAAAAACAATTAAATCAGCAGGATACTTTAATCAAAAAGCAAAAAAACTAAAGAATGTCTCAAAATTTCTAAAAAAATATCCAATTTCTAAGTTAGAAAAAACAGATTTAGACAACGCAAGACAACTTCTCCTTAATGTTAATGGAATCGGACCTGAAACAGCAGATTCAATCTTATTATATGCTCTAAACAAACCAATTTTTGTTGTAGACGCCTACACAAAAAGAATTTTTACAAATTTAGGCTTAGTAAAATCAGAAGATACTTATGAAGATATCCAAAAACTATTCATGGATCATCTGCCAAGTGATGCAAAACTCTTTAATGAGTATCATGCCCTAATTGTTCAACACGCAAAAAAAGCTTGTAATAAAAAACCAAAATGTGATTTATGCTCTCTAAAGAAAATCTGTAAAAACTAAACCTCTTCTAACAACTTAATAACTCTTTTAACACCTAGCAGCATAATAAATCCAGCTAATTTAGGACCTTTTTCTTTATTTAACAAAACTCTATATGCTCCTCTAAAAAATTCTAAAGGTTTTGTTCCAGCTTCATTACATATGTTCATAAAATCTTCATAAAGTGAATTTTCATCATACTTTTTACTACTAAGCCTATCTTTTAAAATCCCTAAAGCCTTTTTCTGTTCAGAACTTAGAGATTTTTTAACTTCAGAAGAAACTTCTTCTTGTACTTCAAACTTCATATCATCAGGAGCGTGCTTTTCTAACCAATTACCAACGCATTTAGTTCTTAACTTAAGCCTTTCCTCATCCTCTTTGTTCTTTAAATCATAATACTCTTTTATTTTATCAAAATTTCCTTGATAAAGCTGATACATTGTTGTTAGATGCCTGAATAAAGGTTGGAAAGGCATTTTCTTAGAAAGTTCTACAGCACTTAACTCATAAATCCTTTTCTGCTTTTCAAATTCCCTCTTATCTTTAGCTTCCTCTTTTTTATAATAGATTCTCTCGCATCTATCAAAATCTTCATAATACTTTAAAACATCTAAATCAAATGATATTGCAAATTCTGATAAAGGCCTGGAACCAGCAAAAAACCACCTAACCATTGACGGCTCATAAACATCTAAAACATCTTTTAAAGTAACAACCACTCCCCCTGAACTTGAAAATTGGCCTCCTCCTTTAATGCTTATCCAGCCAAAACCATAACCTAATGCTGGCTTAATACCATAAACCTCTTTTGCAAGCTTTGGTGCAATATCAAAAACACCTCCAGAAGCATAATGGTCTTTACCAGCACTCTCAAAATCAACACCCTTATACTGCCAAAAAGCAGGAACCTGAATACGATACTTTAGTTTTATAAAACCCTTTTTTCTAAAATCAAATTTCTGCCAATTTCCATCATTATCTTTATATTCAATCTCATATCCACCAGGATACCTTGTTTCTGTAGCCTCAAAATGAGTCTTTTCATCATAAACAGAAATAGGTAGCCATTCTTCTGCTAAATCTTCTTTTCTATATTCATTAAGAAATTCTTTTATCTTATCTGTCTTCTCCAAAGCTGTTTTTATTTGGTCAGCTAAAACGCACTTCTGATATTGCTCGCTGTTTCTAATAATTTCAGGACTTAACCCAACAATTGGCAAATAATGTTCAAAATCTTCCTCAAAATGAGTTGTATAATTCTTATGTTTTCCGTCAATAACATCAGGAACATCTACTAAAGGTTTTCTTAAACACTTTTTTAAAACACCCTGTTTTGGCATATTTACAGGAACCTTTCTAAAAACATCATAATCATCCCAATAATGGCAGTGAATAGCCTTTTTCCCTTTATGTCTCAGAGCTTTTGCAATAAAATCTCCCATAATAAACTCTCTAAAATTACCGACATGTAGAATACCGCTTGGAGTTGCACCAGTAGCAACAACATACTCTTTTTTATTCCCCCTTTTCTCAATAATAGAATCTGCTGTCTGATCAGCCCAATGAGTTCCTTCTGATTCTTCAGTCATTCTAAAAACAAAAGAAAGGAGTTATATAAAGATTTCCCTATCTTGAATCATTAAGGTGTAGGATTTCTAATTATAGTTGTTCCCATATTCATGTCTTTTAATTCTTCTTGAGTTAAAGGTCTAGTTAAGTCAGGATTTGCTAATAGTCCTAATATTCTTTCTTTTATGATATTTGGTGTATCCATTGTTGATGATGCTTTTGGAAATGTACTAATTCCTGTTCTACCATCTTGATTAACTAACACATCATATTCTGTACTATAACTAAATCCCTCATCTACTGAAACAAACTCATTTCTATATAGTGCACCACCACCATTTGGATCACCCATTATATAATCAGCATGTATATCCATTTTTTCTCCTTGATCGTATTGTCCATTACCATTACTATCAGTAAAAGATCCTTTAATTACTCCTCTTGGCATACCTATTTCTTCTCCATTTACTTCAACACCAAAATGA belongs to Candidatus Woesearchaeota archaeon B3_Woes and includes:
- a CDS encoding endonuclease, whose product is MILKIYNTLLEEYSYQGWWPVTPSGSCQGKLEPIYGLRARTDKQKLEIIFGAILTQNTSWKNVEKAIINLNEKNLINIDKILEIEHEKLAKTIKSAGYFNQKAKKLKNVSKFLKKYPISKLEKTDLDNARQLLLNVNGIGPETADSILLYALNKPIFVVDAYTKRIFTNLGLVKSEDTYEDIQKLFMDHLPSDAKLFNEYHALIVQHAKKACNKKPKCDLCSLKKICKN
- the lysS gene encoding lysine--tRNA ligase, whose translation is MTEESEGTHWADQTADSIIEKRGNKKEYVVATGATPSGILHVGNFREFIMGDFIAKALRHKGKKAIHCHYWDDYDVFRKVPVNMPKQGVLKKCLRKPLVDVPDVIDGKHKNYTTHFEEDFEHYLPIVGLSPEIIRNSEQYQKCVLADQIKTALEKTDKIKEFLNEYRKEDLAEEWLPISVYDEKTHFEATETRYPGGYEIEYKDNDGNWQKFDFRKKGFIKLKYRIQVPAFWQYKGVDFESAGKDHYASGGVFDIAPKLAKEVYGIKPALGYGFGWISIKGGGQFSSSGGVVVTLKDVLDVYEPSMVRWFFAGSRPLSEFAISFDLDVLKYYEDFDRCERIYYKKEEAKDKREFEKQKRIYELSAVELSKKMPFQPLFRHLTTMYQLYQGNFDKIKEYYDLKNKEDEERLKLRTKCVGNWLEKHAPDDMKFEVQEEVSSEVKKSLSSEQKKALGILKDRLSSKKYDENSLYEDFMNICNEAGTKPLEFFRGAYRVLLNKEKGPKLAGFIMLLGVKRVIKLLEEV